From one Cardiocondyla obscurior isolate alpha-2009 linkage group LG06, Cobs3.1, whole genome shotgun sequence genomic stretch:
- the LOC139103552 gene encoding uncharacterized protein isoform X1 produces the protein MAQYFNVVTNASGALTFEEIPRICTTDGQRYQLLVGDVNNSSNGSQPFLTYTATPQNRQAIFSPQTINLGNQISSARLEPGPNVFIIKANDLPGAQEILKPATVNAHIVNENIVSIANNPGIKTECKNDGQQLQFMKIQSTPNTAIVAKQTTLLQEKNQTAILTRSNIQNNITAPPPLYVNSGSFDPSQAEKKFTKCYLNKTRDLKNNIVNVVSQTVDGGINPNLNSNTICSKSTLSIPKTINSPRQNVIVRPVHSSTMSHVRPVAIVPPEISKTPTRMQPPDLEHLNEQIKQAKFKQLHKQNIEKQKCQQNNTQRQLSNISQSAKSSLNNPMQRFANSVQQKPQQILVPPQQAQNLLMASPTSSSEHNTRVSSDVEVSSSERIQEKRHVMQQSSSGRLEQENNSSESIAYLQKIINDPANAIVLHQIQGNTAKMLVMLATGEQRLITFDIPNEDCTVHDLLVQVRAVLGQVNITFSSEETQVSLVDDPALGINYIVDATGSGAASLNVSGDGDGNSSQESVNSSTTTETLQNMNVSDENSNTSISTEEPIFVKGMLALCPHCGYSSLHFNRCERCNTKFKVEAVKSIPIEERKETGMFVDTFYKKNNERNATKLEKIDRDGPICKRLKAKGKGTSKAKHIHKEPECLTISSDDEDESKPKKAGTTNNNAVVGKSTNAFDESIDPIVDKEPIITIASSSCDELVSDNEENNKETGENQKFLDIGQLSQLALECRTVRIGSYKYIPREKVVISHTGIRFSVPLLEDGTSFVTLDVKYKDIIKLLIHYGKSMPVLFFYTSVRTGAMIRELLGMQDPKGPYYDPAGTDHTHKRITLLPDKLPDDSKTILMNLFSRADKIEELSPKEANDILIRASPRDCLQQSRITTRKMSQNLANTTSVNDDIQTITVYPPPPAKGGIAINTEDYMCLAEDQFLNDVIIDFYLKYLTLEILSETDQHRTHVFSSYFYKRLTSPHAQAGENTASMTPAAKRHARVQKWTKNVNIFEKDFVIIPINEHAHWFLAIICFPELVGKVSTCITKPNENNERKATQKPKKVKELKKAVTIGSTTITPVPTTITIDQLDDGSERDEAEGDDDEMEVDSDEEDETDQTNENKTKINIKLENQVNVKVEEQKEMIKTPCILIFDSLAGASRARVVATLRDYLSCEHVAKLGTEKTFSKDTIKGACPKVPQQSNFTDCGLYVLQYVENFFKNPIKDYTLPIKTLKTWFEEIVVTRKREELSNLLIKLMNKTKGDKTINLPTLNFPTQDGKLKPKVENQTEVKTSKPEPENKKKSANTTQDTNVQETKTLPYVKENTEPTSETISRTYQIIPYSLSSNSTSDSSSTEMLTEQKTTRSSAETMSYLKAKRIPRLASRMQNQDDSNITAKKHKGESFNSCK, from the exons ATGGcacaatattttaatgttgtGACCAATGCCAGTGGTGCTTTAACGTTTGAAGAAATCCCAAGAATCTGTACTACAGACGGGCAACGGTATCAATTACTTGTCGGAGACGTTAATAATAGCAGTAATGGTTCACAGCCATTTCTGACTTATACTGCTACACCACAAAATAGGCAGGCAATATTCTCCCCGCAAACTATTAATTTAGGGAATCAAATATCTTCAGCGCGATTGGAACCAGG GCCAAACGTTTTTATAATCAAAGCAAATGATTTACCTGGAGctcaagaaatattaaaaccaGCTACAGTGAATGCACATAttgttaatgaaaatattgtgAGCATTGCAAATAATCCAG GTATTAAGACAGAATGTAAAAATGATGGGCAGCAATTGCAGTTTATGAAAATACAATCTACACCTAATACCGCTATAGTGGCAAAGCAAACTACGTtgttgcaagaaaaaaatcagACTGCCATTTTAACTAGAAGTAATATACAAAACAATATCACGGCACCA ccGCCTCTTTATGTAAATTCAGGATCGTTCGATCCAAGTCAGGCGGAAAAGAAATTCACTAAATGttacttaaataaaacacGGGACTTGAAGAACAACATAGTAAACGTAGTGTCTCAAACAGTAGATGGAGGAATAAACCCGAACTTAAATTCTAATACGATATGTTCCAAATCTACTCTGTCTATTCCAAAAACCATCAATTCACCAAGACAAAATGTGATTGTGAGACCTGTTCATAGTTCGACCATGTCACATGTGCGACCCGTAGCAATAGTTCCTCCCGAAATCTCTAAAACACCAACGAGAATGCAACCTCCAGATTTGGAACATTTAAATGAACAGATCAAGCAAgctaaatttaaacaattacataaacaaaatattgaaaaacagAAGTGTCAACAGAATAACACACAGCGGCAACTCTCTAACATTTCGCAGTCAGCTAAATCCTCGTTGAACAATCCTATGCAACGTTTTGCAAATTCTGTACAACAAAAACCACAACAAATTTTAGTTCCTCCGCAACAAGCACAGAACCTACTTATGGCATCGCCGACTTCATCATCGGAGCATAACACCCGCGTTAGTAGCGATGTAGAAGTTAGTTCTTCAGAACGTATTCAGGAGAAAAGACATGTAATGCAACAATCTTCTTCGGGAAGATTAgaacaagaaaataattcgagtGAAAGTATCGCatatttacagaaaattattaatgaccCAGCAAATGCTATAGTGCTGCATCAAATTCAAGGAAATACAGCCAAAATGTTAGTGATGTTAGCCACTGGCGAACAGAGACTAATTACGTTCGACATACCGAACGAGGACTGCACGGTACACGACCTATTGGTTCAGGTACGTGCAGTCTTGGGTCAG gtGAACATTACATTCTCTAGTGAAGAAACACAAGTTTCTTTAGTAGATGATCCTGCGTTGggtataaattatatagtGGATGCAACTGGATCGGGGGCTGCTTCATTAAACGTCAGTGGTGATGGTGATGGTAACTCTTCTCAAGAAAGTGTGAATTCTTCTACAACCACTGAAACGTTGCAAAATATGaa tGTGTCGGATGAAAACAGTAACACCTCTATATCAACTGAG GAACCTATTTTCGTCAAAGGAATGCTTGCTCTCTGTCCACACTGCGGCTACAGTTCATTACACTTCAACCGATGTGAACGatgtaatacaaaatttaaagttgAGGCAGTCAAATCGATACCCATAGAAGAAAGGAAGGAGACTGGAATGTTTGTTGAT acaTTCTACAAGAAGAATAACGAACGGAACGCGacaaaattggaaaaaatagATAGAGACGGTCCTATTTGCAAACGGCTCAAAGCAAAGGGTAAAGGTACTTCAAAAGCAAAGCATATCCACAAAGAGCCAG aATGTCTGACAATATCATCTGATGACGAAGACGAAAGCAAACCTAAAAAAGCAGGAACCACCAATAATAATGCAGTAGTAGGCAAATCAACTAATGCTTTTGATGAAAGTATAGACCCCATTGTGGATAAAGAACCAATAATTACAATCGCTTCTAGTTCATGTGATGAGTTGGTATCagataatgaagaaaataataaag aaactgGTGAAAATCAGAAGTTTTTAGATATTGGACAATTATCACAACTTGCTCTAGAATGTCGAACGGTCAGAATAGGctcttataaatatattcctcGGGAAAAGGTAGTCATTTCCCATACTGGTATAAGATTTAGCGTACCTTTGTTAGAAGATg GCACAAGTTTTGTTACTTTggacgtaaaatataaagatataattaaacttttaattcatTATGGGAAATCAATGCCagtattattcttttatacgTCTGTAAGAACAGGAGCTATGATACGTGAATTATTAGGCATGCAAGATCCAAAAGGACCATACTACGACCCTGCTGGAACAg ATCACACACATAAACGTATTACATTACTACCAGATAAGTTACCGGATGATTCGAAGACGATATTAATGAATTTGTTCTCACGTGCtgataaaatagaagaattgagTCCTAAGGAAGCAAATGATATTCTTATTCGGGCATCACCAAGAGAT tgtCTACAACAGTCACGCATTACCACACGAAAAATGAGTCAAAATTTAGCAAATACTACCAGTGTCAATGATGACATACAAAC AATAACTGTTTATCCACCACCTCCTGCGAAAGGAGGAATAGCCATTAACACTGAAGACTACATGTGCTTAGCAGaagatcaatttttaaatgatgtgattatagatttttatttgaagtATTTAACGTTAGAGATATTATCAGAAACCGATCAACATAGAACTCACGTGTTCAGttcatatttttacaaacgttTGACTAGTCCACATGCTCAAGCTGGCGAAAATACTGCGTCAATGACACCTGCTGCTAAACGTCACGCGAGAGTGCAAAAGTGGACGAAAAATGtcaatatatttgaaaaagattttgttATAATTCCTATAAACGAACA TGCACATTGGTTCTTGGCAATTATTTGCTTTCCTGAATTGGTTGGCAAAGTTTCCACTTGTATTACTAAACCTAATGAGAATAACGAACGCAAGGCAACACAAAAAcccaaaaaagtaaaagaattgaaaaaagCTGTTACAATTGGCTCTACAACGATCACTCCTGTACCAACAACCATAACAATAGATCAATTAGATGATGGATCTGAAAGGGACGAAGCAGAAGGTGATGATGACGAAATGGAAGTAGATAGTGATGAAGag GATGAGACTGATCAGacaaatgaaaataaaactaagATTAATATCAAACTTGAGAACCAGGTCAATGTTAAAGTCGAAGAACAGAAAGAAATGATTAAAAC accttgtatattaatattcgattCGCTTGCTGGTGCTAGCCGAGCACGAGTAGTTGCTACGTTACGAGATTACTTAAGTTGCGAACATGTTGCCAAACTTGGTACAGAAAAGACATTTTCGAAAGATACTATTAAGGGAGCATGTCCGAAAGTACCCCAGCAATCAAATTTTACTGATTGTGGATTGTATGTATTACAGTAtgtggaaaatttttttaag aatccTATTAAGGATTATACGTTgccaattaaaactttaaaaacaTGGTTTGAAGAAATTGTCGTAACAAGAAAAAGGGAGGAGTTATCAAATctactaattaaattaatgaataagaCTAAAGGGgataaaactattaatttgcCTACTTTAAATTTCCCTACGCAAGATGGCAAACTTAAACCTAAGGTCGAAAATCAGACAGAAGTAAAGACTTCAAAACCAGaacctgaaaataaaaagaaatctgcAAATACGACACAAGATACTAATGTACAAGAAACAAAAACTCTTCcatatgtaaaagaaaacacTGAGCCAACTAGCGAAACAATTAGTAGAACTTACCAAATCATTCCTTATTCTCTGAGTTCTAATTCGACCAGCGACAGTAGTTCTACGGAAATGTTAACTGAACAAAAAACTACAAG gtCATCAGCCGAAACAATGTCTTACTTGAAAGCAAAACGAATTCCTAGGCTAGCATCCAGAATGCAGAATCAAGATGATTCTAATATTACTGCAAAAAAACACAAAGGAGAATCGTTCAATTCCTGTAAataa
- the LOC139103552 gene encoding uncharacterized protein isoform X4: protein MAQYFNVVTNASGALTFEEIPRICTTDGQRYQLLVGDVNNSSNGSQPFLTYTATPQNRQAIFSPQTINLGNQISSARLEPGPNVFIIKANDLPGAQEILKPATVNAHIVNENIVSIANNPGIKTECKNDGQQLQFMKIQSTPNTAIVAKQTTLLQEKNQTAILTRSNIQNNITAPPPLYVNSGSFDPSQAEKKFTKCYLNKTRDLKNNIVNVVSQTVDGGINPNLNSNTICSKSTLSIPKTINSPRQNVIVRPVHSSTMSHVRPVAIVPPEISKTPTRMQPPDLEHLNEQIKQAKFKQLHKQNIEKQKCQQNNTQRQLSNISQSAKSSLNNPMQRFANSVQQKPQQILVPPQQAQNLLMASPTSSSEHNTRVSSDVEVSSSERIQEKRHVMQQSSSGRLEQENNSSESIAYLQKIINDPANAIVLHQIQGNTAKMLVMLATGEQRLITFDIPNEDCTVHDLLVQVRAVLGQVNITFSSEETQVSLVDDPALGINYIVDATGSGAASLNVSGDGDGNSSQESVNSSTTTETLQNMNVSDENSNTSISTETFYKKNNERNATKLEKIDRDGPICKRLKAKGKGTSKAKHIHKEPECLTISSDDEDESKPKKAGTTNNNAVVGKSTNAFDESIDPIVDKEPIITIASSSCDELVSDNEENNKETGENQKFLDIGQLSQLALECRTVRIGSYKYIPREKVVISHTGIRFSVPLLEDGTSFVTLDVKYKDIIKLLIHYGKSMPVLFFYTSVRTGAMIRELLGMQDPKGPYYDPAGTDHTHKRITLLPDKLPDDSKTILMNLFSRADKIEELSPKEANDILIRASPRDCLQQSRITTRKMSQNLANTTSVNDDIQTITVYPPPPAKGGIAINTEDYMCLAEDQFLNDVIIDFYLKYLTLEILSETDQHRTHVFSSYFYKRLTSPHAQAGENTASMTPAAKRHARVQKWTKNVNIFEKDFVIIPINEHAHWFLAIICFPELVGKVSTCITKPNENNERKATQKPKKVKELKKAVTIGSTTITPVPTTITIDQLDDGSERDEAEGDDDEMEVDSDEEDETDQTNENKTKINIKLENQVNVKVEEQKEMIKTPCILIFDSLAGASRARVVATLRDYLSCEHVAKLGTEKTFSKDTIKGACPKVPQQSNFTDCGLYVLQYVENFFKNPIKDYTLPIKTLKTWFEEIVVTRKREELSNLLIKLMNKTKGDKTINLPTLNFPTQDGKLKPKVENQTEVKTSKPEPENKKKSANTTQDTNVQETKTLPYVKENTEPTSETISRTYQIIPYSLSSNSTSDSSSTEMLTEQKTTRSSAETMSYLKAKRIPRLASRMQNQDDSNITAKKHKGESFNSCK from the exons ATGGcacaatattttaatgttgtGACCAATGCCAGTGGTGCTTTAACGTTTGAAGAAATCCCAAGAATCTGTACTACAGACGGGCAACGGTATCAATTACTTGTCGGAGACGTTAATAATAGCAGTAATGGTTCACAGCCATTTCTGACTTATACTGCTACACCACAAAATAGGCAGGCAATATTCTCCCCGCAAACTATTAATTTAGGGAATCAAATATCTTCAGCGCGATTGGAACCAGG GCCAAACGTTTTTATAATCAAAGCAAATGATTTACCTGGAGctcaagaaatattaaaaccaGCTACAGTGAATGCACATAttgttaatgaaaatattgtgAGCATTGCAAATAATCCAG GTATTAAGACAGAATGTAAAAATGATGGGCAGCAATTGCAGTTTATGAAAATACAATCTACACCTAATACCGCTATAGTGGCAAAGCAAACTACGTtgttgcaagaaaaaaatcagACTGCCATTTTAACTAGAAGTAATATACAAAACAATATCACGGCACCA ccGCCTCTTTATGTAAATTCAGGATCGTTCGATCCAAGTCAGGCGGAAAAGAAATTCACTAAATGttacttaaataaaacacGGGACTTGAAGAACAACATAGTAAACGTAGTGTCTCAAACAGTAGATGGAGGAATAAACCCGAACTTAAATTCTAATACGATATGTTCCAAATCTACTCTGTCTATTCCAAAAACCATCAATTCACCAAGACAAAATGTGATTGTGAGACCTGTTCATAGTTCGACCATGTCACATGTGCGACCCGTAGCAATAGTTCCTCCCGAAATCTCTAAAACACCAACGAGAATGCAACCTCCAGATTTGGAACATTTAAATGAACAGATCAAGCAAgctaaatttaaacaattacataaacaaaatattgaaaaacagAAGTGTCAACAGAATAACACACAGCGGCAACTCTCTAACATTTCGCAGTCAGCTAAATCCTCGTTGAACAATCCTATGCAACGTTTTGCAAATTCTGTACAACAAAAACCACAACAAATTTTAGTTCCTCCGCAACAAGCACAGAACCTACTTATGGCATCGCCGACTTCATCATCGGAGCATAACACCCGCGTTAGTAGCGATGTAGAAGTTAGTTCTTCAGAACGTATTCAGGAGAAAAGACATGTAATGCAACAATCTTCTTCGGGAAGATTAgaacaagaaaataattcgagtGAAAGTATCGCatatttacagaaaattattaatgaccCAGCAAATGCTATAGTGCTGCATCAAATTCAAGGAAATACAGCCAAAATGTTAGTGATGTTAGCCACTGGCGAACAGAGACTAATTACGTTCGACATACCGAACGAGGACTGCACGGTACACGACCTATTGGTTCAGGTACGTGCAGTCTTGGGTCAG gtGAACATTACATTCTCTAGTGAAGAAACACAAGTTTCTTTAGTAGATGATCCTGCGTTGggtataaattatatagtGGATGCAACTGGATCGGGGGCTGCTTCATTAAACGTCAGTGGTGATGGTGATGGTAACTCTTCTCAAGAAAGTGTGAATTCTTCTACAACCACTGAAACGTTGCAAAATATGaa tGTGTCGGATGAAAACAGTAACACCTCTATATCAACTGAG acaTTCTACAAGAAGAATAACGAACGGAACGCGacaaaattggaaaaaatagATAGAGACGGTCCTATTTGCAAACGGCTCAAAGCAAAGGGTAAAGGTACTTCAAAAGCAAAGCATATCCACAAAGAGCCAG aATGTCTGACAATATCATCTGATGACGAAGACGAAAGCAAACCTAAAAAAGCAGGAACCACCAATAATAATGCAGTAGTAGGCAAATCAACTAATGCTTTTGATGAAAGTATAGACCCCATTGTGGATAAAGAACCAATAATTACAATCGCTTCTAGTTCATGTGATGAGTTGGTATCagataatgaagaaaataataaag aaactgGTGAAAATCAGAAGTTTTTAGATATTGGACAATTATCACAACTTGCTCTAGAATGTCGAACGGTCAGAATAGGctcttataaatatattcctcGGGAAAAGGTAGTCATTTCCCATACTGGTATAAGATTTAGCGTACCTTTGTTAGAAGATg GCACAAGTTTTGTTACTTTggacgtaaaatataaagatataattaaacttttaattcatTATGGGAAATCAATGCCagtattattcttttatacgTCTGTAAGAACAGGAGCTATGATACGTGAATTATTAGGCATGCAAGATCCAAAAGGACCATACTACGACCCTGCTGGAACAg ATCACACACATAAACGTATTACATTACTACCAGATAAGTTACCGGATGATTCGAAGACGATATTAATGAATTTGTTCTCACGTGCtgataaaatagaagaattgagTCCTAAGGAAGCAAATGATATTCTTATTCGGGCATCACCAAGAGAT tgtCTACAACAGTCACGCATTACCACACGAAAAATGAGTCAAAATTTAGCAAATACTACCAGTGTCAATGATGACATACAAAC AATAACTGTTTATCCACCACCTCCTGCGAAAGGAGGAATAGCCATTAACACTGAAGACTACATGTGCTTAGCAGaagatcaatttttaaatgatgtgattatagatttttatttgaagtATTTAACGTTAGAGATATTATCAGAAACCGATCAACATAGAACTCACGTGTTCAGttcatatttttacaaacgttTGACTAGTCCACATGCTCAAGCTGGCGAAAATACTGCGTCAATGACACCTGCTGCTAAACGTCACGCGAGAGTGCAAAAGTGGACGAAAAATGtcaatatatttgaaaaagattttgttATAATTCCTATAAACGAACA TGCACATTGGTTCTTGGCAATTATTTGCTTTCCTGAATTGGTTGGCAAAGTTTCCACTTGTATTACTAAACCTAATGAGAATAACGAACGCAAGGCAACACAAAAAcccaaaaaagtaaaagaattgaaaaaagCTGTTACAATTGGCTCTACAACGATCACTCCTGTACCAACAACCATAACAATAGATCAATTAGATGATGGATCTGAAAGGGACGAAGCAGAAGGTGATGATGACGAAATGGAAGTAGATAGTGATGAAGag GATGAGACTGATCAGacaaatgaaaataaaactaagATTAATATCAAACTTGAGAACCAGGTCAATGTTAAAGTCGAAGAACAGAAAGAAATGATTAAAAC accttgtatattaatattcgattCGCTTGCTGGTGCTAGCCGAGCACGAGTAGTTGCTACGTTACGAGATTACTTAAGTTGCGAACATGTTGCCAAACTTGGTACAGAAAAGACATTTTCGAAAGATACTATTAAGGGAGCATGTCCGAAAGTACCCCAGCAATCAAATTTTACTGATTGTGGATTGTATGTATTACAGTAtgtggaaaatttttttaag aatccTATTAAGGATTATACGTTgccaattaaaactttaaaaacaTGGTTTGAAGAAATTGTCGTAACAAGAAAAAGGGAGGAGTTATCAAATctactaattaaattaatgaataagaCTAAAGGGgataaaactattaatttgcCTACTTTAAATTTCCCTACGCAAGATGGCAAACTTAAACCTAAGGTCGAAAATCAGACAGAAGTAAAGACTTCAAAACCAGaacctgaaaataaaaagaaatctgcAAATACGACACAAGATACTAATGTACAAGAAACAAAAACTCTTCcatatgtaaaagaaaacacTGAGCCAACTAGCGAAACAATTAGTAGAACTTACCAAATCATTCCTTATTCTCTGAGTTCTAATTCGACCAGCGACAGTAGTTCTACGGAAATGTTAACTGAACAAAAAACTACAAG gtCATCAGCCGAAACAATGTCTTACTTGAAAGCAAAACGAATTCCTAGGCTAGCATCCAGAATGCAGAATCAAGATGATTCTAATATTACTGCAAAAAAACACAAAGGAGAATCGTTCAATTCCTGTAAataa